In one Bacillus sp. PK3_68 genomic region, the following are encoded:
- the aroE gene encoding shikimate dehydrogenase, whose product MRKLFGVIGDPIAHSMSPAMHNDAFTRLGIDGYYHPFHITPNDLATAVQGMKVIGIQGFNVTIPHKSAIMPLLDQVDPLAKAIGAVNTVVRENGGWTGYNTDGAGFARGLREAYGAPLEEKRVLLIGAGGAARAIYYTLASENVTRIDMANRTSEKAMNLVESCPYPVKSTVKTINEAAEQLGEYDIIIQTTSIGMSPLIGESPISVEKIKPGHLFRILFIIPWKPSFYKKRESKELASKMD is encoded by the coding sequence ATGAGAAAATTATTTGGTGTCATCGGTGATCCAATTGCCCATTCGATGTCCCCTGCCATGCACAATGATGCGTTCACTCGCCTCGGCATTGATGGCTACTATCATCCTTTTCATATAACGCCTAATGACTTAGCCACGGCTGTTCAGGGAATGAAGGTAATTGGCATACAAGGATTTAATGTAACGATTCCTCATAAATCAGCGATTATGCCTTTGCTTGATCAAGTCGATCCATTGGCAAAAGCAATTGGAGCGGTGAATACGGTTGTTCGTGAAAATGGAGGATGGACAGGGTACAATACAGATGGAGCAGGATTTGCCCGTGGACTTCGAGAAGCCTATGGAGCGCCTCTTGAAGAAAAACGGGTGTTGCTTATCGGAGCAGGAGGGGCAGCACGTGCGATTTATTACACGCTTGCTTCAGAGAACGTAACCCGGATTGACATGGCTAACCGAACGTCTGAAAAAGCAATGAACCTTGTGGAGAGCTGTCCTTATCCTGTGAAAAGCACAGTAAAAACAATCAATGAAGCAGCAGAACAGCTGGGAGAGTACGATATTATTATCCAAACGACGTCGATCGGAATGTCGCCGCTTATCGGGGAGAGTCCTATTTCAGTTGAAAAGATCAAGCCGGGGCATTTGTTTCGGATATTATTTATAATCCCTTGGAAACCAAGCTTTTACAAGAAGCGAGAAAGCAAGGAGCTCGCATCCAAAATGGACTAA
- a CDS encoding peptidase U32 family protein, whose product MKKPELLVTPHNIEAIELLAEAGADAFVVGEQRYGLRLAGEFGREEIKKAIEKAHSKEKKAYVAVNAIFHNEIANELDEYIAFIKEAGADAIIFGDPAVLMAVREVAPDMPLHWNTETTATNYFTCNYWGKRGAVRAVLARELSMDEMIDIKEHAEVAIEVQVHGMTCMFQSKRPLLGHYFEYQGKVMEIENRREAKNMLLYDKERGNKYPIFEDKNGTHIMSPNDICMIDELEEMVEAGIDSFKIDGILHSPEYLLEVTRLYRQAIDLCVEDSEQYEEVKEELLEKIEELQPEHRPLDTGFFFKETVY is encoded by the coding sequence GTGAAAAAACCAGAATTGCTTGTTACTCCGCATAACATAGAAGCGATTGAGCTTCTTGCAGAGGCAGGAGCTGATGCATTTGTTGTTGGCGAGCAGCGCTATGGATTGCGCCTTGCGGGAGAGTTTGGCAGAGAAGAAATTAAAAAAGCAATTGAGAAGGCTCATAGCAAAGAAAAGAAAGCTTATGTGGCAGTTAATGCTATTTTTCATAATGAAATAGCTAATGAACTGGATGAGTATATCGCATTTATCAAAGAAGCAGGAGCCGATGCCATTATTTTTGGAGACCCTGCTGTACTAATGGCTGTTCGTGAAGTAGCACCTGATATGCCGCTGCATTGGAATACAGAAACTACAGCAACAAATTACTTCACTTGTAACTATTGGGGAAAACGCGGGGCTGTGAGAGCTGTTCTTGCCCGTGAATTAAGCATGGATGAGATGATTGATATAAAAGAGCACGCGGAAGTTGCCATTGAGGTGCAAGTACATGGCATGACATGTATGTTTCAATCTAAACGGCCGCTTTTAGGCCATTATTTTGAGTATCAGGGGAAAGTGATGGAGATCGAAAATCGCAGAGAAGCGAAAAACATGCTTTTATACGATAAAGAGCGCGGAAATAAATATCCGATCTTCGAAGATAAAAACGGTACCCATATTATGAGTCCCAATGATATATGCATGATCGACGAGCTTGAGGAAATGGTAGAAGCGGGGATTGACAGCTTCAAAATTGATGGGATCCTGCATTCACCGGAATATTTACTGGAAGTGACGAGGCTTTATCGCCAGGCTATTGATTTATGTGTAGAGGATTCTGAGCAGTACGAAGAAGTGAAAGAAGAATTACTCGAGAAAATTGAAGAGTTACAGCCGGAACACCGCCCATTAGATACAGGCTTCTTCTTCAAGGAAACGGTTTATTAA
- the pssA gene encoding CDP-diacylglycerol--serine O-phosphatidyltransferase, whose amino-acid sequence MFISQVIDITIKKAKAQTANVLTLGNLALGGFSILMTMHAQYHLGLLLIFIAALADRFDGMVARRMNIESELGKQLDSMCDIISFGVAPALLLYIGILSEFGFPGSFFTVFYIGCGAFRLARFNISENNGYFHGLPITAAGCLLTLSYLAIPYLPMPSFMVIIMCLSLLMISPFKLKKV is encoded by the coding sequence TTGTTTATTTCTCAAGTTATAGATATCACTATAAAGAAAGCAAAAGCTCAAACAGCCAACGTGCTAACATTAGGTAATTTAGCTTTAGGCGGCTTTTCTATCTTAATGACGATGCACGCTCAGTACCATCTTGGCCTGCTGCTTATTTTCATAGCGGCCCTTGCTGATCGTTTTGATGGAATGGTTGCCCGCAGAATGAATATTGAATCTGAATTAGGCAAGCAGTTGGATTCGATGTGCGACATTATCTCTTTTGGGGTGGCTCCCGCTCTGTTACTTTATATAGGAATCTTATCTGAGTTTGGCTTTCCTGGATCCTTTTTCACGGTCTTCTACATCGGCTGTGGAGCTTTTCGGCTAGCTCGCTTCAATATTTCTGAGAACAACGGCTATTTTCACGGCTTGCCGATCACAGCAGCTGGATGCTTGCTCACCCTTAGCTATTTAGCTATTCCTTATCTTCCCATGCCTTCATTCATGGTTATTATTATGTGCTTATCCTTATTGATGATTAGCCCTTTTAAACTAAAAAAGGTTTAA
- the yhbY gene encoding ribosome assembly RNA-binding protein YhbY, whose protein sequence is MLTTKQKSFLRSKAHHLDPIFQVGKGGVNENMVKQIADALEARELIKVSVLQNCGEDKREVAEELAKGARAELVQVIGSIIVLYKESRESKRIELPR, encoded by the coding sequence ATGTTAACAACTAAGCAAAAATCTTTTTTACGCTCGAAAGCCCATCATTTAGATCCAATTTTCCAGGTGGGGAAAGGCGGAGTAAATGAAAATATGGTTAAACAAATCGCCGATGCGCTTGAAGCGCGTGAACTGATTAAAGTGAGCGTTCTCCAAAATTGCGGGGAAGACAAGCGTGAGGTAGCAGAGGAGCTAGCTAAAGGAGCCCGTGCTGAGCTTGTGCAGGTGATTGGCAGCATCATTGTGTTATATAAAGAATCCAGAGAAAGCAAAAGGATTGAACTGCCGCGATGA
- the sigK gene encoding RNA polymerase sporulation sigma factor SigK, translating into MLGILAALSYAVKELIFFVSYVKNNAFPQPLSPKEERIYLEKMAKGDAEARNKLIEHNLRLVAHIVKKFENTGEDSEDLISIGTIGLIKGIESYSGGKGTKLATYAARCIENEILMHLRALKKTKKDVSLQDPIGHDKEGNEINLLDILKSEDEDVLEHILLTIELKKVLKFLRVLDEREQEVIIARFGLNQNEEKTQREIAKELGISRSYVSRIEKRALMKMFHEFYREEKGRGH; encoded by the coding sequence ATGCTCGGCATTCTTGCTGCTCTATCTTACGCGGTAAAAGAATTAATTTTCTTTGTCTCCTATGTAAAAAATAACGCCTTCCCGCAGCCTTTGTCTCCTAAAGAAGAAAGGATCTACTTAGAGAAAATGGCAAAAGGCGATGCAGAGGCCCGCAACAAGTTGATCGAGCACAATCTTCGGCTTGTCGCACACATTGTGAAGAAGTTTGAAAATACTGGAGAGGATTCCGAAGATCTTATTTCAATCGGAACGATTGGTTTAATTAAAGGGATTGAGAGCTACTCAGGAGGAAAGGGGACAAAATTAGCTACATATGCCGCGCGATGTATTGAAAATGAAATTTTAATGCATTTGCGTGCCTTGAAGAAAACAAAAAAAGACGTCTCCCTTCAAGACCCAATCGGACACGACAAAGAAGGAAATGAAATCAACCTGCTCGATATTCTAAAGTCGGAAGATGAGGATGTGTTGGAGCATATTCTGCTGACAATCGAGCTGAAAAAAGTATTGAAATTTTTACGAGTCCTGGATGAACGCGAGCAAGAGGTGATCATTGCTCGCTTTGGTTTAAATCAAAATGAAGAAAAAACCCAACGGGAGATCGCTAAAGAGCTTGGCATTTCCCGCAGCTACGTATCACGAATTGAAAAGCGTGCCCTTATGAAAATGTTCCATGAGTTCTATCGTGAAGAAAAAGGTAGGGGGCATTAG
- a CDS encoding U32 family peptidase, giving the protein MSAVINDKISTVVDGKRVIVKKPELLAPAGTLEKLKIAIHYGADAVYIGGQEYGLRSNAGNFTLEEMKEGVEFARKYGAKIYVTTNIYAHNENIDGLEDYLRGLQEAGITGIIVADPLIIETCRRVAPKVEVHLSTQQSLSNWRAVQYWKEEGLHRVVLARETTSEEMREMKEKVDIEIETFIHGAMCIAYSGRCVLSNHMTARDSNRGGCCQSCRWDYDLYSLEDNGEQALFSEDDSPFAMSPKDLKLVESIPKLIELGIDSLKIEGRMKSIHYIATVVSVYRKVIDAYCADPDHFQIKQEWLDELEKCANRPAAPAFFEGTPGVEEQLFGVHGKKASYDFAGLVLDYEEETGIVTLQQRNFFRPGDEVEFFGPEIEGFTQTVEVIWDEQGNELDAARHPLQIVRFKTAKPVYPNNMMRKGLE; this is encoded by the coding sequence GTGAGTGCGGTTATAAACGATAAGATTTCAACCGTCGTTGACGGCAAGCGGGTTATTGTGAAAAAACCAGAATTGCTGGCGCCAGCAGGCACACTTGAGAAATTAAAGATCGCTATTCATTACGGAGCAGACGCTGTGTATATTGGCGGTCAAGAGTATGGCCTTCGTTCAAATGCGGGAAACTTTACATTAGAAGAAATGAAAGAAGGCGTGGAGTTTGCTCGAAAATATGGGGCCAAAATATATGTAACAACTAACATTTATGCGCACAATGAGAACATAGACGGGCTCGAAGACTATTTGCGAGGATTGCAGGAGGCTGGCATCACCGGTATTATCGTCGCAGATCCGCTTATTATTGAGACATGCCGGCGTGTTGCACCAAAAGTGGAAGTCCACTTGAGCACACAGCAATCTTTGTCTAACTGGCGTGCAGTTCAGTACTGGAAAGAGGAAGGGCTGCACCGGGTTGTTCTTGCTCGAGAAACAACAAGTGAAGAAATGCGTGAAATGAAGGAAAAGGTTGATATTGAAATTGAAACATTTATTCACGGTGCAATGTGTATTGCTTATTCAGGCCGCTGTGTTCTGAGTAATCATATGACGGCCCGTGATTCAAACCGGGGAGGATGCTGTCAGTCATGCCGTTGGGACTATGACCTTTATTCACTTGAGGATAACGGCGAACAGGCTTTATTTTCTGAGGATGATTCGCCTTTTGCGATGAGTCCAAAAGATTTAAAGCTTGTTGAATCGATTCCAAAGCTCATTGAGTTAGGCATAGACAGCTTAAAAATTGAAGGCCGTATGAAATCCATTCACTACATTGCGACAGTGGTTAGTGTCTATCGAAAGGTAATTGATGCTTACTGTGCCGATCCAGATCATTTTCAAATCAAGCAGGAATGGCTCGATGAACTTGAAAAATGTGCGAACCGCCCAGCAGCTCCGGCTTTCTTCGAAGGCACTCCTGGCGTAGAAGAGCAGTTATTTGGTGTTCATGGGAAAAAAGCTTCATATGATTTTGCCGGACTTGTTCTTGATTATGAAGAAGAGACAGGAATCGTTACTCTGCAACAACGGAACTTTTTCCGCCCGGGAGACGAAGTCGAGTTCTTTGGTCCGGAAATTGAAGGTTTCACACAAACGGTAGAGGTGATATGGGATGAGCAGGGGAATGAGTTGGATGCCGCTCGCCACCCGCTGCAAATTGTCCGTTTTAAAACAGCAAAACCAGTGTACCCAAATAACATGATGCGAAAGGGGCTTGAATAA
- the udk gene encoding uridine kinase: MDQKPVVIGVAGGSGSGKTSVTKSIAEHFKGHSVMVIEQDYYYKDQSHLPFEERLKTNYDHPLAFDNDLLISHIENLLEYKAVEKPVYDYARHTRSAETIRMEPKDVIILEGILVLEDERLRDLMDIKLFVDTDADLRIIRRMIRDIKERGRTFESVVDQYLNIVRPMHNQFIEPTKRYADIIIPEGGQNHVAIDLMVTKIQTVLEQKAIL; this comes from the coding sequence ATGGACCAAAAGCCAGTTGTCATCGGTGTTGCCGGCGGTTCCGGTTCCGGCAAAACGAGCGTTACAAAGTCAATTGCCGAGCATTTTAAAGGACATTCTGTTATGGTTATTGAGCAAGACTATTATTATAAAGATCAAAGTCATCTGCCATTTGAAGAACGGCTGAAGACGAACTATGATCATCCCCTTGCTTTTGATAACGATTTACTCATCAGTCATATTGAAAATTTATTGGAATACAAAGCAGTCGAAAAGCCGGTGTATGATTATGCTCGGCATACACGTTCGGCTGAAACGATCCGGATGGAGCCGAAAGATGTCATTATACTTGAAGGCATTCTCGTACTGGAGGATGAGCGTCTGCGTGATTTAATGGATATTAAGTTATTTGTTGATACGGATGCAGATTTGCGCATTATTCGCCGGATGATTCGGGACATTAAGGAGCGGGGACGTACGTTTGAATCTGTCGTTGATCAATACTTAAATATAGTCCGGCCGATGCATAACCAGTTCATTGAACCAACGAAGCGCTATGCAGATATTATTATCCCGGAAGGTGGCCAAAATCATGTAGCCATCGACCTCATGGTAACAAAAATTCAAACGGTTCTTGAACAAAAAGCCATTTTATAG
- a CDS encoding nicotinate-nucleotide adenylyltransferase, translated as MKKQTGILGGTFNPPHLGHLIIANEVLEALHLDEIRFMPNYVPPHKEIDHRISDEDRICMLQAAIDGQPYFSTELIEIERKGTSYTFDTMKMLKEREPETEFYFIIGGDMIEYLPKWYKIDELSRMITFVGVRRPGYSVETPYPVRLIEAPEIHLSSTMLRQRAAGGGTLRYLLPEQVIDYIKENRLYET; from the coding sequence ATGAAAAAACAGACGGGCATTTTAGGTGGCACATTTAACCCGCCGCATCTTGGTCATTTGATCATAGCCAATGAAGTGCTGGAGGCTCTTCATTTAGATGAGATCCGCTTTATGCCTAACTATGTTCCGCCGCACAAGGAGATTGATCATCGTATCAGTGACGAAGATCGTATTTGCATGCTGCAAGCAGCTATTGATGGGCAACCATATTTCTCCACGGAATTAATAGAAATTGAGCGGAAAGGAACCTCTTATACGTTTGATACGATGAAAATGTTAAAGGAGAGGGAGCCTGAAACCGAGTTTTACTTTATCATTGGTGGTGATATGATCGAATACCTGCCCAAATGGTATAAAATTGATGAACTGAGCCGTATGATCACATTTGTTGGAGTGCGCAGGCCGGGATATTCAGTAGAGACGCCATATCCAGTGCGGCTTATTGAAGCACCGGAAATCCACCTTTCTTCTACGATGCTGAGGCAAAGAGCGGCGGGCGGAGGAACATTGCGTTATTTATTGCCCGAACAGGTCATCGATTATATAAAGGAGAATCGTTTATATGAAACGTGA
- the mtnN gene encoding 5'-methylthioadenosine/S-adenosylhomocysteine nucleosidase, translating into MKIAIIGAMEEEVVILREQMENRQVETIANSEFTTGTLNGAEVILLRSGIGKVNAAMTTAILLHHFRPDAVINTGSAGGLNPALNVGDVVISTEVRHHDVDVTAFGYEYGQVPQLPAAFEADEKLISIAVGCASEAGEEHVVKGLIATGDAFMSDPARVLEVGKKFNGLQAVEMEAAAIAQVAYQFGVPFVIIRSISDIAGKESDVSFEQFLPKAARHSANLVVGIVNQLSRQ; encoded by the coding sequence GTGAAAATAGCAATTATTGGAGCAATGGAAGAAGAAGTGGTAATTTTGCGCGAGCAAATGGAAAATCGTCAAGTGGAAACGATAGCTAATAGCGAGTTTACAACTGGAACATTGAATGGGGCTGAGGTCATTCTGCTGCGCTCTGGTATTGGAAAGGTCAACGCTGCAATGACGACAGCCATTTTACTGCATCATTTCCGGCCGGACGCTGTGATCAATACAGGTTCAGCGGGTGGGCTAAATCCTGCGCTTAATGTAGGGGATGTTGTAATTTCTACAGAAGTGCGCCACCATGATGTAGACGTGACGGCGTTTGGTTATGAGTACGGCCAGGTACCACAGCTTCCTGCTGCTTTTGAAGCGGATGAAAAGCTGATTAGCATTGCCGTGGGCTGTGCGAGCGAAGCTGGAGAGGAACATGTAGTGAAAGGGCTGATCGCGACAGGAGATGCATTTATGAGCGATCCAGCGCGTGTGCTTGAGGTAGGAAAGAAATTTAATGGGTTGCAAGCTGTTGAAATGGAGGCAGCGGCCATTGCTCAGGTAGCTTATCAATTTGGTGTTCCATTTGTAATTATTCGTTCGATCTCCGATATTGCGGGCAAAGAATCCGATGTGTCATTCGAGCAATTCCTGCCAAAAGCAGCCCGCCATTCGGCCAATCTTGTCGTGGGGATCGTCAATCAATTGTCCCGTCAATGA
- the greA gene encoding transcription elongation factor GreA: MSTEKVYPMTKEGKEKLEQELEYLKTVKRKEVVERIKIARSFGDLSENSEYDSAKEEQAFVEGRIGTIEAMIRNAEIIEEDNSNVVSLGKTVVFIELPDGEEEAYTIVGSAEADPFEGKISNDSPIAKSLLGKEVGDEVIVQTPGGEMKVKIVSIK, from the coding sequence TTGTCAACAGAAAAAGTATACCCAATGACTAAAGAGGGGAAAGAAAAGTTAGAACAAGAACTAGAATATTTAAAAACCGTTAAGCGCAAGGAGGTTGTAGAAAGAATTAAAATTGCCCGCAGTTTCGGGGATTTATCGGAAAACTCCGAGTACGATTCAGCGAAGGAGGAGCAAGCCTTTGTTGAAGGGCGCATCGGCACAATTGAGGCAATGATTCGCAATGCGGAAATCATTGAAGAGGATAACAGCAACGTCGTTTCTTTAGGAAAGACAGTTGTATTTATTGAGCTGCCGGATGGTGAAGAAGAAGCTTATACAATCGTTGGTAGTGCAGAAGCCGACCCATTCGAAGGGAAAATTTCAAACGATTCTCCGATTGCGAAAAGTCTGCTTGGCAAAGAAGTGGGCGATGAAGTCATCGTGCAGACACCTGGCGGAGAAATGAAAGTGAAAATCGTCTCAATTAAATAA
- a CDS encoding phosphatidylserine decarboxylase: MQRYLYRFFIELTNKRWSSRLLERYTSSSLSKPMIRPFMKAYRVNEQEMAHPVEHYQTLHDFFMRQLLPDARTIDYGDDHVVSPVDALLAEKGMITSGHEIMVKGKPYSVTEMLGNSGKAAGYEKGTFLVFYLSPSHYHRIHSPINGRVVQKWTLGKHSYPVNSHGLKYGRKPLAKNYREITELEFDSGKMAVVKVGAMFVNSIERSHHGLTWRQGEEVAYFNFGSTVVLLFEPGTFAWNERLSVPCEIKVGEKVGTLV; the protein is encoded by the coding sequence GTGCAACGCTACTTATATCGCTTTTTTATTGAACTGACAAATAAGAGGTGGTCTTCACGACTCCTTGAACGATATACAAGTTCTTCCCTAAGTAAGCCGATGATCCGCCCTTTTATGAAAGCATACAGGGTCAATGAGCAAGAAATGGCTCATCCGGTTGAACATTATCAAACACTTCATGATTTCTTTATGCGCCAGTTGCTGCCGGACGCAAGGACGATTGATTATGGAGACGATCATGTTGTGAGTCCTGTCGATGCGCTGCTTGCAGAAAAAGGTATGATTACGAGCGGCCATGAAATAATGGTGAAAGGAAAGCCTTATTCTGTGACTGAAATGCTTGGTAACAGTGGAAAAGCAGCTGGTTATGAGAAAGGGACATTTCTCGTTTTTTACTTGAGTCCAAGCCATTACCATCGAATTCATAGTCCGATCAACGGCCGGGTCGTTCAAAAATGGACGCTTGGCAAACACTCTTATCCTGTCAATAGTCACGGTTTAAAATACGGCAGAAAACCTCTTGCTAAAAATTATCGAGAAATTACGGAGCTGGAATTTGATTCTGGAAAAATGGCGGTAGTAAAAGTAGGAGCCATGTTTGTAAATTCGATTGAACGCTCTCATCACGGGCTAACTTGGAGACAGGGGGAAGAAGTCGCTTATTTTAATTTCGGCTCGACGGTTGTTCTTTTGTTTGAGCCCGGGACATTTGCATGGAATGAGCGGCTGAGTGTGCCTTGCGAAATAAAGGTTGGTGAAAAAGTGGGCACACTCGTATAA
- a CDS encoding YrrS family protein codes for MAQPSRTERKSKRRKTNRILNTAIAVVVLLIVVVAFTIFSGGGKEEAAQPPKPKTETQQSSANKQDEPSSDVTDEEEDTTDQDTTDEEKKEDEQEKKENDQEGVIEKESDEPNVEKEIENPNWTGVGTSQSGQHTSSFDSNSVDWKEKKEALSYATGIPQEEMIVWYISGDGPQGAIGTISPKSDPNNAYRVYINWVDGEGWKPVKMYKLKHNDKGR; via the coding sequence ATGGCACAGCCATCACGTACAGAAAGAAAATCTAAACGAAGAAAAACAAATCGAATTTTAAATACCGCCATTGCTGTTGTCGTTCTTTTAATTGTTGTTGTTGCGTTCACTATTTTTTCAGGCGGTGGAAAAGAAGAAGCTGCACAGCCGCCTAAGCCGAAAACGGAGACGCAACAATCTTCGGCTAATAAGCAAGATGAGCCGTCATCTGACGTAACAGATGAGGAAGAAGACACAACAGACCAAGACACAACAGACGAAGAGAAGAAAGAGGATGAGCAAGAGAAGAAAGAAAATGATCAAGAAGGAGTCATCGAAAAAGAGAGCGATGAGCCAAATGTTGAAAAAGAAATAGAGAACCCAAATTGGACAGGCGTCGGCACTTCGCAATCAGGACAGCATACTTCTTCATTTGATAGCAATTCAGTGGATTGGAAAGAGAAGAAAGAAGCGTTATCTTATGCAACAGGTATTCCTCAAGAAGAAATGATCGTCTGGTATATTAGCGGAGATGGCCCTCAAGGAGCAATCGGAACCATTTCGCCAAAAAGTGACCCGAACAACGCCTATCGTGTATATATAAACTGGGTGGACGGCGAGGGTTGGAAGCCGGTAAAAATGTACAAGCTAAAGCATAATGATAAAGGGCGGTAA
- a CDS encoding DUF2536 family protein → MQFQLDLIEDKIEFFEATTLASLEKKIAEKIEQNRAILLGVHSVSHQMQIDADGHKHFSAVVHFKAK, encoded by the coding sequence ATGCAGTTTCAACTCGACTTAATTGAAGATAAAATTGAATTTTTTGAAGCGACTACCCTCGCTTCTCTAGAGAAAAAAATTGCTGAAAAAATCGAACAAAACCGAGCTATTCTGTTAGGTGTCCACTCGGTCAGCCATCAGATGCAAATTGATGCAGATGGTCATAAGCACTTTTCAGCTGTCGTTCACTTTAAAGCCAAGTAA
- a CDS encoding sporulation histidine kinase inhibitor Sda — MNRISDDLLLEAYAKARKLELSRDFILLIEDELKKRALYYQVKAH; from the coding sequence ATGAACCGCATTTCAGATGATTTATTATTGGAAGCTTATGCAAAAGCACGCAAGCTCGAGCTTAGCCGTGACTTTATCTTGTTGATTGAAGATGAATTAAAAAAGAGAGCTCTTTACTATCAAGTAAAAGCACACTAA
- the yqeH gene encoding ribosome biogenesis GTPase YqeH has translation MNNENIICIGCGISVQTEDPAGLGYAPASALEKEEIVCQRCFRLKNYNEVQDVSLTDDDFLKILNTLGQTDSLIVKIVDIFDFNGSWLPGLHRFVGKNPVLLIGNKVDLLPKSVKKNKLVHWMKQQAKELGLKPVDVLLVSAAKGASMKEAMQAIDGYRDGKDVYVVGCTNVGKSTFINRIIKEGTGEKDVITTSHFPGTTLDMIKIPLDDGHFLVDTPGIINHHQMAHFVDKRDLKYITPKKEIKPKIFQLNEQQTLFFGGLARFDYLAGGRRSFTCYLSNELTIHRTKLEKADELYNVHAGELLTPPRREEIETFPPLIRHEFMIKEDKVDIVFSGLGWVTINEPGAKVAAHVPKGVNVFLRKSLI, from the coding sequence GTGAATAACGAAAACATCATTTGTATAGGATGCGGGATCAGCGTGCAAACAGAGGATCCTGCAGGACTTGGCTACGCACCGGCTTCAGCTCTTGAAAAAGAAGAGATCGTCTGCCAGCGTTGCTTTCGCTTAAAGAATTATAACGAAGTGCAGGATGTCTCATTGACAGATGACGACTTTTTAAAAATTTTAAATACACTGGGACAGACAGACAGCTTAATCGTAAAAATTGTTGATATTTTTGATTTTAATGGAAGCTGGCTTCCGGGGTTGCATCGTTTTGTTGGAAAAAACCCTGTCCTATTAATCGGCAACAAAGTGGATCTGCTTCCTAAATCAGTGAAAAAAAATAAGCTAGTTCATTGGATGAAGCAGCAAGCAAAAGAGCTTGGCTTAAAGCCGGTCGATGTGCTGCTGGTCAGCGCAGCTAAAGGAGCTTCTATGAAAGAAGCCATGCAGGCAATCGACGGTTATAGAGACGGGAAAGACGTATATGTGGTCGGCTGTACAAATGTAGGAAAATCGACGTTTATTAATCGAATCATCAAGGAGGGGACGGGAGAGAAAGATGTCATTACTACCTCCCATTTTCCAGGCACGACGCTGGATATGATCAAGATCCCGCTGGATGACGGCCATTTTCTTGTTGACACGCCGGGGATCATTAATCATCATCAAATGGCTCACTTCGTAGATAAAAGGGATTTAAAATACATTACACCGAAAAAAGAGATCAAGCCAAAGATCTTTCAGCTGAATGAACAGCAAACGTTGTTTTTTGGAGGGCTGGCCCGCTTTGATTATCTTGCGGGCGGCCGCCGTTCCTTTACTTGTTATTTGTCAAATGAATTAACGATTCATCGCACAAAATTAGAAAAAGCAGATGAGTTGTACAACGTGCATGCCGGGGAGTTACTGACTCCGCCACGGAGGGAAGAAATAGAGACATTTCCTCCATTGATACGCCATGAGTTTATGATTAAGGAAGACAAAGTGGACATAGTCTTTTCTGGGCTCGGATGGGTTACTATCAATGAACCAGGGGCCAAAGTGGCTGCTCATGTGCCGAAAGGTGTCAATGTATTTTTGCGGAAATCTTTAATTTAG
- a CDS encoding YqeG family HAD IIIA-type phosphatase, producing MLKKFLPSRYVKSIFHITPEYLKSKGMKAIITDLDNTLVAWDRPDATPELLNWFDEMKKAGIKVLIVSNNNQKRVSAFSQPIEIPYIFEARKPMGKAFRRAVKILGVKKEETVVIGDQLLTDIFGGNRNGFYTILVVPVAQTDGFWTKFNRRIERRIMNAFKRKGLIQWEESK from the coding sequence TTGTTAAAGAAATTTTTGCCAAGCAGGTATGTAAAAAGCATTTTCCATATTACACCGGAGTATCTGAAGTCCAAAGGAATGAAAGCCATCATTACCGATTTGGATAATACATTAGTAGCTTGGGATCGACCGGATGCTACACCAGAATTGTTAAACTGGTTCGATGAGATGAAAAAAGCAGGCATTAAAGTACTAATTGTTTCCAATAATAATCAAAAAAGGGTTAGTGCTTTTTCGCAGCCAATTGAGATTCCTTATATTTTTGAGGCTCGCAAACCAATGGGAAAAGCATTTCGAAGAGCTGTTAAAATCTTAGGAGTGAAAAAGGAAGAAACAGTTGTTATTGGCGATCAGCTGCTAACGGACATATTTGGCGGCAACCGCAATGGTTTTTATACGATTTTAGTGGTGCCTGTTGCCCAGACAGATGGCTTCTGGACAAAATTCAACCGCCGGATTGAACGGCGGATCATGAATGCCTTTAAACGAAAAGGTTTAATTCAATGGGAGGAAAGTAAGTGA